The following are from one region of the Vitis riparia cultivar Riparia Gloire de Montpellier isolate 1030 chromosome 14, EGFV_Vit.rip_1.0, whole genome shotgun sequence genome:
- the LOC117930381 gene encoding protein SIEVE ELEMENT OCCLUSION B-like, giving the protein METTNKLSNPNPMPQVIDPTPTQQLMKPSAMQQANPGSQQVINPTPMQHEVTTKINPVPLHQLTRHDRSMITMSDDNIMMKQIHATHAPDGREFDVKPLFQLVEDILNRATPGVDPLISDAQTRIETSDDRTHQASFIALLEALSFTIDRIACQIAYKSLGGGDAHATTLSIFDLLTSYSWEAKLVLTLSAFAVTYGEFWLLAQISSSNQLAKSMAILKQVPIVLEYSGMLKPRFDALNNLIKAMVAITRCIIEFKELPPMYISQDVSALATALTHIPTAVYWTIRSVVACATQITTLTSMGHEYWISATNEAWELSTLAHKINSILDLLKKQLTLCHQYIDDKRSAEAFQTLLNLFESFHIDNMKILRALISPKDDVLPLLEGSTKRRVNIDVLRRKNVLLLISGLSISQDELSVLEQIYNESRVHGNRMEYQYEVVWIPVVDRSVVWTDAMQNRFETLQATMPWYSVYTPTQIDRAVIRFIKEVWHFRNKPILVVLDPQGKVVSPNAIHMMWIWGSTAFPFTSLREEALWREETWKLELLVDGIDPTILNWIKEGKYIYLYGGTDMEWIRKFTTTARAVASTARIPLEMVYVGKSKKREQVRKCTTAITLEKLSYCWPDLAMVWFFWIRLESMMFSKIQLGSTVDVDPMLREIKKLLSYDKEGGWAVLSKGSFVFVNGHSSTVLPTFTQYNAWKDDVPPKGFDIACMDFHNKLHGESQPCCRFEFPSEFGRIPENIKCPECLRIMEKYITFGCCHDENAISAHY; this is encoded by the exons ATGGAGACTACCAACAAACTCAGTAACCCAAATCCAATGCCGCAAGTGATCGACCCGACTCCAACGCAGCAACTGATGAAACCATCAGCAATGCAGCAAGCGAACCCAGGTTCGCAGCAGGTGATCAACCCAACTCCAATGCAGCACGAAGTAACCACCAAGATCAACCCAGTTCCCTTACATCAACTGACCAGGCATGATAGGAGCATGATAACCATGTCTGATGACAACATCATGATGAAACAAATTCACGCAACCCATGCTCCTGATGGCCGAGAGTTTGATGTTAAGCCTCTTTTCCAACTCGTGGAAGACATCCTGAATCGGGCTACACCGGGTGTTGATCCCTTAATTTCG GATGCCCAAACACGCATTGAAACTTCTGATGATAGGACTCATCAAGCCAGTTTCATTGCTTTGCTCGAAGCACTGTCGTTTACCATCGATCGAATTGCCTGCCAG ATAGCATACAAGAGTTTGGGCGGAGGTGACGCTCATGCAACAACACTCTCTATATTCGACCTGTTAACAAGCTATTCATGGGAAGCAAAGCTGGTGCTAACCCTATCAGCTTTTGCTGTGACCTATGGTGAATTCTGGCTCCTTGCTCAGATCTCCTCATCCAACCAACTTGCGAAATCAATGGCAATCCTTAAGCAAGTGCCCATCGTCTTGGAGTACTCTGGTATGCTGAAACCACGGTTTGATGCTCTTAACAATCTCATCAAGGCTATGGTGGCAATTACCAGGTGCATTATTGAGTTCAAGGAGCTCCCGCCCATGTACATTAGCCAGGATGTATCAGCATTAGCAACAGCATTGACCCATATCCCCACTGCTGTTTACTGGACCATCAGGAGTGTTGTGGCTTGCGCAACTCAGATTACAACCCTCACTAGCATGGGCCATGA GTACTGGATATCTGCTACAAATGAGGCATGGGAACTGTCCACCTTGGCTCACAAGATCAATAGCATACTGGACCTTCTGAAGAAGCAACTTACTCTTTGTCACCAATACATAG ATGATAAGAGGAGTGCTGAAGCTTTTCAAACGCTTCTGAATCTCTTTGAGAGTTTTCATATTGACAACATGAAGATTCTCAGGGCACTGATTTCTCCCAAGGACGATGTGCTGCCACTGCTTGAAGGCTCTACAAAGAGAAGG GTTAACATAGATGTGCTGAGGAGGAAGAATGTTTTGCTGCTTATATCAGGTCTATCAATCTCCCAAGACGAGCTTTCAGTTCTGGAACAGATCTATAATGAGTCTCGAGTCCACGGGAATAGGATGGAGTATCAGTACGAAGTTGTGTGGATCCCAGTTGTGGACCGCTCAGTCGTGTGGACAGATGCCATGCAAAATCGGTTTGAGACTCTGCAGGCCACAATGCCATGGTATTCAGTCTACACTCCTACACAGATTGATAGGGCAGTCATCAGGTTCATCAAGGAGGTGTGGCACTTCCGGAACAAGCCCATCCTTGTGGTGCTAGATCCACAAGGAAAAGTGGTGAGCCCTAATGCAATCCACATGATGTGGATATGGGGGAGTACCGCCTTCCCGTTCACCAGTTTGAGAGAGGAAGCTCTGTGGAGGGAAGAGACTTGGAAGCTTGAGCTGCTGGTGGATGGTATTGACCCAACCATACTGAACTGG atcaaagaaggaaaatacATTTACTTGTATGGAGGAACTGACATGGAATGGATCCGAAAATTCACAACCACCGCACGGGCAGTTGCATCGACTGCACGGATCCCCTTAGAGATGGTGTACGTGGGAAAGAGCAAGAAAAGAGAGCAGGTCCGGAAATGCACAACTGCCATCACTTTGGAGAAACTCAGCTACTGCTGGCCAGATCTTGCCATGGTCTGGTTCTTCTGGATCCGACTGGAAAGCATGATGTTCTCCAAGATCCAGCTGGGGAGTACTGTCGATGTCGACCCTATGCTGCGGGAAATCAAGAAACTGCTCAGCTACGACAAGGAAGGAGGATGGGCTGTACTAAGCAAGGGATCTTTTGTATTCGTCAATGGCCACAGCAGCACTGTTTTGCCCACCTTTACCCAGTACAATGCATGGAAAGACGACGTGCCCCCAAAGGGCTTCGACATAGCTTGCATGGATTTCCATAATAAGCTCCATGGCGAATCTCAGCCCTGCTGCCGCTTTGAGTTCCCGAGCGAATTTGGAAGGATTCCAGAGAACATCAAGTGCCCAGAGTGCCTCCGAATCATGGAGAAGTACATCACTTTTGGGTGCTGCCATGACGAGAACGCCATAAGCGCACACTACTAA
- the LOC117930382 gene encoding protein SIEVE ELEMENT OCCLUSION B-like has protein sequence MASRIAAPSLTQLIRGERGRIKLSDENAMMKQIYATHTPDGREVDVKPLFQLVEDILSRASPAVDPLFLTAQTRVETWDDKTQQASFIAMLEALSFTIDRVACEITYKSSSGEDAHATTLSIFNQLSYFPWEAKLVITLAAFALSYGEFWLLAQIYSSNQLAKSVAILKQVPVILEHSASLKPRFDALNDLIRAMTDVTKCIIEFKGLPSVYISHDAAPLVTAMAHIPTAVYWTIRAVIACASQISSLSSLGHEHALMSSTNETWELSTLAHKIKNILDLLNNQLALCYQYIEEKMNLETYQMLLNLLEGVQIDNMKLLKALIYAKEDLQPLLDGSTKRRVNLDVLRRKNVLLLISSLDFPRDELSILEQIYNESRVHASRMEYEIVWIPIVDRFAEWTDPLQNQFETLQATMPWYSVYSPSLIEKPVIRFIREVWHFRNKPILVVLDPQGKVVSPNAIHMMWIWGSTAFPFTSLREEALWREETWKLELLVDGIDPTILSWIKEGKYIYLYGGTDMEWIRKFTTTARAIASTARIPLEMVYVGKSTKREQVRKCTTAITAEKLSYCWQDLAMVWFFWTRLESMMFSKIQLGSTVDVDPMLREIKKLLSYDKEGGWAVLSKGSFVFVNGHSSSVLPTFNEYDAWKEHVPSKGFDMACSDYHNNLRPDARPCCRFEFSSTVGRIPDTMKCPECLRNMEKYMAFLCCHDESTINALI, from the exons ATGGCCAGCAGAATCGCAGCACCTTCACTAACTCAATTAATCAGGGGTGAAAGGGGCAGGATAAAATTGTCCGATGAAAACGCGATGATGAAGCAAATTTATGCAACCCATACTCCTGATGGCCGAGAGGTTGACGTTAAACCTCTTTTCCAGCTGGTAGAGGACATTCTGAGTCGTGCTAGCCCTGCAGTTGATCCCCTTTTTCTG ACTGCCCAAACCCGTGTGGAAACATGGGATGATAAGACTCAGCAGGCCAGTTTCATCGCGATGCTGGAAGCACTGTCATTTACAATTGATCGAGTCGCCTGCGAG ATAACATACAAGAGTAGTAGTGGAGAAGATGCTCATGCGACCACACTGTCCATATTCAACCAGTTATCTTACTTTCCCTGGGAAGCAAAGCTGGTGATAACCCTAGCAGCTTTTGCTTTGAGCTATGGGGAATTCTGGCTGCTTGCTCAGATCTACTCGTCCAACCAACTTGCCAAATCCGTGGCAATTCTTAAGCAAGTGCCTGTCATCTTGGAGCACTCGGCCTCACTGAAACCCCGATTTGATGCTCTAAACGATCTCATCAGGGCTATGACGGATGTGACCAAATGCATAATTGAATTCAAGGGACTACCATCTGTGTATATTTCTCACGATGCAGCACCACTTGTCACAGCAATGGCACATATCCCCACTGCTGTTTACTGGACCATCAGGGCTGTAATCGCTTGCGCATCTCAGATTTCAAGCCTCTCTAGCTTGGGCCATGA GCATGCGCTCATGTCCAGCACAAATGAGACATGGGAACTATCCACCTTGGCTCACAAGATCAAAAACATACTGGACCTTCTGAACAACCAACTTGCACTTTGTTATCAGTACATAG AGGAGAAGATGAATCTTGAAACTTATCAAATGCTCCTGAATCTCTTGGAGGGTGTTCAGATTGACAACATGAAGCTTCTCAAGGCACTGATTTATGCCAAGGAGGATCTGCAGCCCCTTCTTGATGGCTCTACAAAGAGACGG GTAAACTTAGACGTGCTGAGGAGGAAGAATGTGTTGTTGCTCATATCAAGCCTAGACTTCCCTCGTGACGAGCTCTCAATTCTTGAACAGATTTATAATGAGTCCCGGGTCCATGCAAGTAGGATGGAGTATGAGATTGTGTGGATCCCAATCGTGGACCGTTTTGCTGAGTGGACAGATCCCCTGCAAAACCAGTTTGAGACTCTGCAGGCCACGATGCCATGGTACTCGGTGTACTCACCTTCACTAATTGAAAAGCCAGTCATCAGGTTCATCAGGGAGGTGTGGCACTTCCGGAATAAGCCCATCCTTGTAGTGCTAGATCCACAAGGGAAAGTGGTGAGCCCTAATGCAATCCACATGATGTGGATATGGGGGAGTACCGCCTTCCCGTTCACCAGTTTGAGAGAGGAAGCTCTGTGGAGGGAAGAGACTTGGAAGCTTGAGCTGCTGGTGGATGGTATTGACCCAACCATACTGAGCTGG atcaaagaaggaaaatacATTTACTTGTATGGAGGAACTGACATGGAATGGATCCGAAAATTCACAACCACCGCACGGGCAATTGCATCGACTGCACGGATCCCCTTAGAGATGGTGTACGTGGGAAAGAGCACCAAAAGAGAGCAAGTCCGGAAATGCACAACCGCCATTACTGCGGAAAAACTCAGCTACTGCTGGCAAGATCTTGCCATGGTCTGGTTCTTCTGGACCCGACTGGAAAGCATGATGTTCTCCAAGATCCAGCTGGGGAGTACTGTCGATGTCGACCCTATGCTGCGGGAAATCAAGAAACTGCTCAGCTACGACAAGGAAGGAGGATGGGCTGTACTCAGCAAGGGATCTTTTGTATTCGTCAATGGCCACAGCTCCAGTGTCTTGCCTACCTTCAACGAGTACGACGCATGGAAGGAGCATGTGCCTTCAAAGGGTTTCGATATGGCTTGCTCTGACTACCATAATAATCTTCGTCCAGATGCTCGCCCCTGCTGTCGCTTCGAGTTCTCCAGCACTGTTGGAAGGATTCCAGATACGATGAAGTGCCCGGAGTGCCTCCGCAACATGGAGAAATACATGGCTTTCCTTTGCTGCCACGATGAGAGCACTATCAACGCACTCATCTGA